In the Bremerella alba genome, one interval contains:
- the rsmG gene encoding 16S rRNA (guanine(527)-N(7))-methyltransferase RsmG — MSEDVSASATLEEALIKFGAPLPDEIRNQLQRYVDALWEINKSLNLTRHTDYDKFVSRDVIDSLALAGQLRPNEEILDMGSGGGVPGIVIAIIRPDVRVTLCDSVGKKAHAMQAMIEQLELEVPVYHNRAEEILEDLSFDAVVCRAVAPLKKLLAWLDGHWLSAGRLLTIKGGRWLEEVKEARHLGLTKGVEIRNAHEYETPGNDHPSVIVKVWPKGRKEP, encoded by the coding sequence ATGAGCGAAGACGTTTCCGCGAGCGCTACTCTTGAAGAAGCCCTGATAAAATTTGGGGCTCCCTTGCCTGACGAGATCCGCAATCAACTTCAGCGGTACGTCGATGCGCTGTGGGAGATCAACAAGTCGCTAAATCTTACGCGGCATACCGACTACGACAAGTTCGTTTCACGCGATGTGATCGACAGCCTGGCGCTGGCCGGTCAGTTGCGGCCCAATGAAGAGATTCTCGACATGGGAAGCGGCGGAGGCGTGCCTGGCATTGTGATCGCGATCATTCGCCCCGATGTTCGTGTCACTCTGTGCGATTCGGTAGGCAAGAAGGCACACGCGATGCAGGCCATGATCGAACAGCTCGAGCTGGAGGTTCCTGTCTACCACAATCGAGCGGAAGAGATTCTGGAAGACCTGAGCTTCGACGCGGTCGTGTGCCGTGCGGTTGCGCCTTTGAAGAAACTGCTGGCATGGCTTGATGGGCATTGGCTTTCTGCCGGCCGGTTGTTGACGATCAAGGGAGGTCGCTGGCTCGAGGAAGTAAAAGAAGCCCGTCATCTTGGCTTGACTAAGGGAGTTGAAATCCGCAACGCCCACGAATACGAGACACCTGGCAACGATCACCCCAGCGTGATCGTAAAAGTTTGGCCGAAAGGTCGCAAAGAGCCTTAA
- the map gene encoding type I methionyl aminopeptidase encodes MLHGRRHLQLVDSERDAMRVACQFNAQLMDFVRPHVKAGITTEAIDRMVHEYTLDHGHTPACLNYQGFPKSSCTSVNEVICHGIPDKYELKDGDIVNVDLTSIVDGWHGDQSETFLIGEVSPEAKQVTQCAFDCLYLAIDAIYPECRVSEIGRVIVEEAKKYNFGVVEEFVGHGLGRRFHQDPSIPHVPTRAAHSVRLLPGVCFTIEPMINIGGAATQLDPSDGWTVRTRDRSLSAQFEHTILMTENGAEILSMTKDGPQKAHKF; translated from the coding sequence ATGCTTCACGGACGACGTCATCTTCAACTAGTTGATTCCGAACGCGACGCGATGCGAGTTGCCTGTCAGTTCAACGCGCAACTGATGGATTTCGTACGCCCGCATGTCAAAGCAGGCATCACCACCGAAGCGATTGACCGGATGGTGCACGAATATACGCTGGATCACGGGCATACACCGGCTTGTTTGAATTACCAGGGCTTCCCGAAGAGTTCGTGCACCAGTGTCAACGAAGTTATTTGTCATGGAATTCCTGACAAGTACGAACTTAAAGATGGGGACATTGTCAACGTCGATCTAACATCGATCGTCGATGGCTGGCACGGAGATCAGTCGGAAACGTTCCTGATTGGGGAAGTGTCCCCGGAAGCGAAACAGGTGACCCAGTGTGCGTTCGATTGCCTGTATCTGGCGATCGATGCGATCTACCCTGAGTGTCGTGTTTCAGAAATCGGCCGGGTAATTGTCGAAGAGGCGAAGAAATACAACTTTGGTGTCGTCGAAGAGTTCGTCGGTCACGGGCTCGGTCGCCGTTTCCATCAAGATCCTTCGATTCCTCACGTCCCGACACGTGCCGCGCATTCGGTTCGCCTGCTGCCAGGTGTCTGTTTTACGATCGAGCCGATGATCAACATTGGCGGCGCTGCCACTCAACTCGATCCAAGCGATGGGTGGACCGTCCGTACCCGCGACCGCAGCCTGAGTGCCCAGTTCGAGCACACGATCCTTATGACCGAGAATGGCGCTGAGATCCTCTCGATGACCAAAGATGGTCCTCAGAAGGCTCATAAGTTCTAA